Proteins from one Setaria italica strain Yugu1 chromosome V, Setaria_italica_v2.0, whole genome shotgun sequence genomic window:
- the LOC101779365 gene encoding 60S ribosomal protein L37a-1 isoform X1 produces the protein MLLQTKRTKKAGIVGKYGTRYGASLRKQIKKMEVSQHSKYFCEFCGKFAVKRKAVGIWGCKDCGKVKAGGAYTMNTASAVTVRSTIRRLREQTEA, from the exons ATGCTGTTGCAGACGAAGCGCACCAAGAAGGCCGGAATTGTCGGCAAATATG GAACTAGGTATGGTGCTAGCTTGCGTAAGCAAATCAAGAAGATGGAGGTGTCTCAGCACTCCAAGTACTTCTGTGAGTTCTGTGGAAAG TTTGCCGTGAAGAGGAAAGCAGTTGGAATTTGGGGATGCAAGGACTGCGGAAAGGTCAAGGCTGGTGGTGCTTACACCATGAA CACTGCTAGTGCAGTCACTGTCAGGAGCACGATCCGGCGCTTGAGGGAGCAGACTGAAGCATGA
- the LOC101779365 gene encoding 60S ribosomal protein L37a-1 isoform X2, protein MTKRTKKAGIVGKYGTRYGASLRKQIKKMEVSQHSKYFCEFCGKFAVKRKAVGIWGCKDCGKVKAGGAYTMNTASAVTVRSTIRRLREQTEA, encoded by the exons ATG ACGAAGCGCACCAAGAAGGCCGGAATTGTCGGCAAATATG GAACTAGGTATGGTGCTAGCTTGCGTAAGCAAATCAAGAAGATGGAGGTGTCTCAGCACTCCAAGTACTTCTGTGAGTTCTGTGGAAAG TTTGCCGTGAAGAGGAAAGCAGTTGGAATTTGGGGATGCAAGGACTGCGGAAAGGTCAAGGCTGGTGGTGCTTACACCATGAA CACTGCTAGTGCAGTCACTGTCAGGAGCACGATCCGGCGCTTGAGGGAGCAGACTGAAGCATGA